Genomic segment of Prochlorothrix hollandica PCC 9006 = CALU 1027:
GTCACGACTAGTTTCGTCAGGGCGGGGGGGCGGGGGGGGCGCGATCGCCCTGGGGAGAGGAGTCTCAGGTTGAGAGGGGGCGGGTTCTGGGTTTATGGATCCTAGGCTCGTGGGGACAGGATCCAGTTCTAGGCTGGAAAAGTCCGAGGGGAACAGATGAACCGCCCCCTGGCCTGGGTCTATCCCCTCAGCAGAATCGAGATCAGGATCGCCCTGGGGGGGGTGGGTCAACGGAGATCCAAAGCCAGCCTCAGGCATAGCAGCGGCAGCGATCGAAGACTGATCCAAGGGCAAGGGGTGGGGGGACAGACTAAAGCCTAACGGCGTGGCTGCATCGGTGATTTCAGGGGTAATTGAGCTAGGAACGCCAGGAATACCCAACCCCAGGGGGGGAGGGGGGAGGGGAGCCATCAACAGATCTTCCAGACTATTGGCCACCCCTTCAGAAATGCCACCCCTAACCTCCGTAGGTTCATCAGGCAATCCATGAGACCCATTCGATCCACCCCGGTCTGATTTTTCCAGCGTGGTCTGTCGTTGTTGTTCCAGAGAGCGCACAGCGTCGATCGCCGCTGAGCGGTGAGCCTCAGCACTCAGTCCAGTGGATTTTTCCACAGCCCGCAGGAGGGGAACAGCTTGGGTAAGCCAGTCCAGTTTCAGGATTTCCCCCAGGGTTTGGCAGTCCTGGGCCAGGAGAGAAAGAACTTTGCCCACAGGGGCGGGCGGTTCCCGTTGCAGTTGCTCCAGGCTCCGCTGAACACAGGTTTTGAAATCCGTATCGAGAACAACTTGGATCAAATGGGCCAAGGAGGGATCAGCGCCATTGAAACCATCGGCGGCAACCATATCCGCCGCTTCAGCCCCCTGGGACAAGAAACTTTGGGCCAACAGCAGATCAATGTTTTCGAGGATCTCAGGGGGGGGACAGTCTTGGTCGGTGTGGGCCACCTGGGCCAATTGCTGCCGAATTTGATCCACCCCCAGCAGCAACAGTTCCACGGTCAGCCGGGGATCGGGCAAGTGGCGATCGCCCAGGGCCAGCAGCACATCCTCCAACCGGTGGGCCAACTGGCTCAGGTTATGGAGTTGGGACAGGGCCGCGCTGCCCTTGAGGGTGTGGATCGATCGCAGCAGCGATCGCCAATGGGCCGTATTGGTGTCCGGATAGTCCCCAGTCCCCTCCAGATGAAGCAACTGTTGTTCCAGGATCTCCAAATGCTCTGGGGCATCTTCGTAGATAAAACACTGGCGAACCTCCTGTTCGATCGCGCTCAGGGCCGCTGCATTCAACATAGACATGGGCTTCTTATCCTCGTACCGATCGGCCTAAATTCGGGACTAAACCGCAGCTATAGTCAACCCCAGGGGTTGTCGCCGTGCAGTTAGGGCAATTTTTCTGAGTTAAACCCCAGGGACCCCTCCCGGCCCTGATGGTCCCAGTTCGTCTACCCCAGTTCGTCTGCCCCAGGTCTCAGGAATGATTTAGTCCAAGGGTTTCCCAGATGCAGGATCCTGAACCCCAGCCACCCCCCATCGTTGCCTGTAGTCCCGGCTTGGGGGTGGGGATCACCCAGGGCTGAACGGGGGCTAGGTGGGGGTGTCCACCTTAAACTGGGACACAGACTCTTGCAGTTCTGCCGACACTTCCAACAACTGCTTCAGGCTCTGGGACACCTGTTGCGAACCCGTTGAAGTACTCAGGGCCACCTCCGCCACCTCCTTCATGGTTTGACTCACCTGCTGGGAGGCCACACTTTGGGAAGCCGTACTCTCGGAAATTTTCTGCACCAGTTGATCAATTTCTTGGTTCGTGTCCACCAAAGCCAACAGGGTTTGGCGGGTGTCCGTCATCATGCGGGTACTGGTCACCACCTGGGTCGTGCCCTTCTCCATCATAGACAACACCTCCGCCGTTTCCACCTGAATACTGGACACTAACTGCTCAATCTCCTTGGTGGACTCGCTGACCCGTTCCGCCAGTCGCCGCACCTCATCGGCCACAATCCGGAAGCCCTGGCCATTTTCCCCCGCTCGCACCGCCTCAATGGAAGCGTTAAAGGCCAAAAGGTTGGTTTTGGAGGAGATTTCCGAAATCAGTGCCACAATCTTAGAAATCTCTTGGGAGGATTCCGTAAGGCGTTTCACCTTCTTCGTGGTTTCCGCCACACTGCCCCGCAGATCTTCAATACTATTCACCGTCTGTTCCATGGCCGTCCCCCCCGCACTGGCGGACAGGGAGGCTTGTTTGGCAATGGCCGCCGCTGCCAGGGCAGAATTGGCCACAGACTCAATGGATTGGGACATCTCCTCCACCGATCGCAGCACCGTCGCAATGGACTCCGCCTGTTGCAGGGCTTGACTCGACAGTTCTGTTACCGATCGATCGCTGTCCGTCGCACTGTAGTTCATCTGCTGGGACACCTGCTGCACCTGGGTCACCAACTGGCGCAGACTGCGCACCGTCGCATTGAAGGCATCCGCCACCGATCCCATTTCATCGTCCGTGACCTGGGCACGCACCGTTAAATCTCCCGTTTGGGCACCTTCAATTTCCAACAAGAGACCAATCACCCGCTGTTGCAGTTTTTCCGTCTGCTTACGCTGATCCTCTGCTTCCTGTTGGCGCTGACGGGCTAGGGCTTCCACTTCATCGGTCCGGGCTTGGATGCTGTCCGCCATCAGGTTAAAGGTCTGCGCCAGGTTCCCCACTTCATCCGTGGTTAACACGTCGGCACGGCTACTGTTATCCCCTGCGGCCAGTTTTTGGGCCGACTCTTGGAGGCGAACCATGGGTCCGGCAATGGATCGGGTCAGCAGGGTCGCAATCCAGAGATCGAGCAAAATCACCACCACCACACTGGTGGCCTGCCAGGTCAAACTAGTGCGTAGCAGGCTGTTCACGCCCGTTTCGGCGGTGCCCCGCACCAAGACTGCCGTCGGTTGGCCCTGGGAGTTGGCCACTGCCTGGGCCACCGCTGTGTAGGGCGTACCCCCAATGGTGAGGCGTTCCTCCACCCGATCGCCTGGGGTTTTCACCGCCAAATCCAAGAGAGTCAAGTCCGGCAGGGGGATATTGGGTTGCAGGGTGCCCTGCTGATCCTGAAGGGCTGTAGCTAGTTGCCACTCATCGCTGGTGTTGCGGAAGTAAACTGCACTATAGCCGCCGCCAAAGGCCGCTAGGGTTCGTTCCACCATGGCCTGTTTGCCATTAACGATATCCCCCGACACCAAGGCTCCCAGCACCGCCTGGTTAGCTGGATTGCGCACCGGCGTAATGGTATAGCGAATCAGGGCATCTTGATCCTGGACTCCCTCCGGCAGGGGGGCTTGTTCCTGGGCTAACTCTGCCCAAGAAATGACCTCCGTTGCCGTCAGTTGCTCCCCGCTGGCCAGGGCCGTGGTCACCAGATCATTGGGGTTAAAGAGTTGGCCACTGCGGTTGCTGTTGGCGCTGGCGATGATGCGGGCTTGGTTATTAACCAGGGTGGCATATTCAATATTGCGGGCTTGGATCTCATTTTTGAGAATGGCCACCACCTGGGGCGTAGATTTGCCGCTGATGGCCGCCCCAATAATGGCGGTGTTGTCCGACTGACCCCGGAAGCCGAAACCCATCTGGTCAATTTTAATGTTGTAGTTGATTTCCGCAACGGCTACTTCCGACTTCGTCTGCTCCACCAACTGCGATCGCAGACCCGTCACAATCAGCACCGCCCCCACCCCCACCAAACCGAGGATCGACACCAGCTCGGAGGTAAAGAGTCCCAATAACTGTTTCTGACGAATGGGGAGATTCATCAACCGCATGGGATTGCTACGCCACCGCTGCACCCCCGACAAGGGTTGCTGGGGGCTGCTGGATAGGCTTGAACCGGGGATTTTGGGGGTTGTGCTAGGGTTGCGGGGGTTCTCTGCCTTAGCCTGGGAGGAGACACCCCCCAAACTGTCTAGGGATCGCCGTGCCAGGTCGCCATAGCGCCCCTGGGGATCGGCCTGAAGCAATTCTGCATAGACCACGATCGCCTGATCCGTCAAACCGGACTGTTGCAGGGCACTGGCACGGGTAACCAGTCCCAGCAATTCATCTTCAGTGGGCGCAGCAGTGGGGGCTAGGGAAGAGGTGACTTGAGAGGTCATAGGGGGCTACCAGACGAGTAGTGCTAGAAACAAACTAGTCCGCCAAACCCAGGGAAGACTCCGGCAAAGGGTCTTTCCCATCACGGTGAGGACCAGCATCAGGACTGGGGTAGATGGGACTGAATCAGCAGCGGCATACCCAAGGCACCCTGGGGGCAACCCTGGGGAAGCCCAGGATCCCCAGAGGGGGGTTACCAGCGATCGGGCTGGAAGAGGTAATCCGTATTGAGCAACAGCAGGTTATGCTGGGGCACCGCCTGACGAAACCGTGGCCCTAGGGTGGGGGGGACGATGGCGGGATCGGAGGGCAGGGGATCGGGGGGCTGCTGCGGATCGGGTTGGTTTGCCAAAGCCAATAGGGCTTCCAACCGCCAGACCACACAGGCCAAACGTCGCCCCCCCCGTCCCTGATCCAACACCAAGGCGGTGCGGCTGCGATCGCCAGGATTTAAGGCGAGCTGCGGCTGGCCATCGCCACAGATCCATTGATCCAAGGCCAAGGTCCACAGCAACTGACCCCGCC
This window contains:
- a CDS encoding methyl-accepting chemotaxis protein, with the protein product MTSQVTSSLAPTAAPTEDELLGLVTRASALQQSGLTDQAIVVYAELLQADPQGRYGDLARRSLDSLGGVSSQAKAENPRNPSTTPKIPGSSLSSSPQQPLSGVQRWRSNPMRLMNLPIRQKQLLGLFTSELVSILGLVGVGAVLIVTGLRSQLVEQTKSEVAVAEINYNIKIDQMGFGFRGQSDNTAIIGAAISGKSTPQVVAILKNEIQARNIEYATLVNNQARIIASANSNRSGQLFNPNDLVTTALASGEQLTATEVISWAELAQEQAPLPEGVQDQDALIRYTITPVRNPANQAVLGALVSGDIVNGKQAMVERTLAAFGGGYSAVYFRNTSDEWQLATALQDQQGTLQPNIPLPDLTLLDLAVKTPGDRVEERLTIGGTPYTAVAQAVANSQGQPTAVLVRGTAETGVNSLLRTSLTWQATSVVVVILLDLWIATLLTRSIAGPMVRLQESAQKLAAGDNSSRADVLTTDEVGNLAQTFNLMADSIQARTDEVEALARQRQQEAEDQRKQTEKLQQRVIGLLLEIEGAQTGDLTVRAQVTDDEMGSVADAFNATVRSLRQLVTQVQQVSQQMNYSATDSDRSVTELSSQALQQAESIATVLRSVEEMSQSIESVANSALAAAAIAKQASLSASAGGTAMEQTVNSIEDLRGSVAETTKKVKRLTESSQEISKIVALISEISSKTNLLAFNASIEAVRAGENGQGFRIVADEVRRLAERVSESTKEIEQLVSSIQVETAEVLSMMEKGTTQVVTSTRMMTDTRQTLLALVDTNQEIDQLVQKISESTASQSVASQQVSQTMKEVAEVALSTSTGSQQVSQSLKQLLEVSAELQESVSQFKVDTPT
- a CDS encoding chemotaxis protein CheW, whose translation is MSALATEYFVAQAGQPYRIGLPVALCAEVLTLAPEQICPLPPVHPAILGVVSWRGQLLWTLALDQWICGDGQPQLALNPGDRSRTALVLDQGRGGRRLACVVWRLEALLALANQPDPQQPPDPLPSDPAIVPPTLGPRFRQAVPQHNLLLLNTDYLFQPDRW